From the Amycolatopsis thermoflava N1165 genome, one window contains:
- a CDS encoding MFS transporter, giving the protein MIIEALPPRTTSRRHGAGFWLVAYTFAVTMGFSAAPAPLYVLYQAKDGFGPFTVTLVFAAYALGVIASLFVAGHVSDWVGRRRVLVPAVLVNVLAGIVFLAWSAVPALLAARFLSGISIGLLTATATAHLTELHLAARPGASRTRADVVATAANLGGIGLGPLVAGLLAEYAGDPLHVPYLVFQVLMLIGALAVTLAPETVTATRVRYHPQRVSVPPHARARYLAAGAAALAEFAVFGMFTSLAPGFLANTLHQHSHALAGASVFAVFGSAAVAQIVLARTALRRLLATGLGLLTAGLVLVTVAVWLPSLALFLLGAVLAGAGAGAGFKASVGIVLGLAPAESRGEALSGLFLAAYAGLAVPVLALGVATQAVDVRIALAGFTVALLAILATVVRRLFRAS; this is encoded by the coding sequence GTGATCATCGAGGCCCTTCCCCCGCGCACCACGTCCCGCCGTCACGGCGCGGGCTTCTGGCTCGTCGCCTACACCTTCGCGGTGACCATGGGGTTCTCCGCCGCCCCGGCCCCGCTCTACGTGCTCTACCAGGCCAAGGACGGGTTCGGCCCGTTCACCGTCACCCTCGTCTTCGCCGCGTACGCGCTGGGCGTGATCGCCAGCCTGTTCGTCGCCGGGCACGTGTCCGACTGGGTGGGCAGGCGCCGGGTGCTGGTGCCAGCCGTGCTGGTCAACGTGCTCGCCGGGATCGTGTTCCTGGCCTGGTCGGCAGTGCCCGCGCTGCTCGCCGCGCGGTTCCTGTCCGGCATCAGCATCGGCCTGCTCACCGCGACCGCCACCGCGCACCTGACCGAACTGCACCTGGCGGCGCGGCCGGGCGCTTCGCGGACCCGGGCGGACGTCGTGGCGACCGCGGCGAACCTCGGCGGCATCGGGCTCGGCCCGCTCGTCGCCGGGCTGCTGGCCGAGTACGCCGGCGACCCGCTGCACGTGCCGTACCTGGTGTTCCAGGTGCTGATGCTGATCGGCGCGCTCGCGGTGACGCTGGCGCCGGAGACGGTGACCGCCACGCGCGTGCGCTACCACCCGCAGCGGGTCTCGGTGCCGCCGCACGCCCGCGCCCGCTACCTGGCCGCGGGGGCGGCCGCGCTCGCCGAGTTCGCCGTGTTCGGCATGTTCACCTCGCTCGCGCCGGGGTTCCTGGCGAACACCCTGCACCAGCACTCGCACGCGCTGGCCGGGGCGAGCGTGTTCGCGGTGTTCGGGTCCGCGGCGGTGGCGCAGATCGTGCTGGCGCGGACGGCGCTGCGGCGGTTGCTCGCCACCGGGCTCGGCCTGCTGACGGCGGGCCTGGTGCTGGTGACGGTCGCGGTGTGGCTGCCGAGCCTCGCGTTGTTCCTGCTCGGCGCGGTGCTCGCCGGCGCCGGAGCGGGCGCCGGGTTCAAGGCCAGCGTCGGGATCGTGCTCGGCCTGGCCCCGGCGGAGAGCCGTGGCGAGGCGCTGTCCGGGCTGTTCCTGGCCGCCTACGCCGGACTCGCGGTGCCGGTGCTCGCGCTCGGGGTGGCCACCCAGGCGGTGGACGTGCGGATCGCGCTGGCCGGGTTCACCGTGGCGCTGCTGGCGATCCTGGCGACCGTGGTGCGGCGGCTGTTCCGGGCGAGCTGA
- a CDS encoding putative quinol monooxygenase has translation MDHDEGDPMTELFELRQYTLHPGRRDELIALFDNEFVESQAEAGMRVYGQFRDLDDPDRFVWIRGFPDASRRAESLAAFYERHPAWLAHREAANATMMDSDDVLLLTPVTGDLDAARASPPARAGGDGAAGFEIVICHPEDPDAFPELFRREVLPALAEAGAPPLASFRTSAHPNDYPRLPVREGEQVFVWLSRSAAPAGLLPAGSRPPQRLRLAPTPRSWLR, from the coding sequence ATGGATCACGACGAGGGGGACCCGATGACCGAGCTGTTCGAGCTCCGGCAGTACACGCTGCACCCGGGACGGCGCGACGAGCTGATCGCGTTGTTCGACAACGAGTTCGTGGAGTCGCAGGCCGAGGCGGGCATGCGGGTGTACGGCCAGTTCCGCGACCTGGACGACCCGGACCGCTTCGTGTGGATCCGGGGCTTCCCGGACGCCTCCCGGAGAGCCGAGTCGCTGGCCGCTTTCTACGAGCGACATCCCGCGTGGCTGGCACACCGGGAGGCCGCCAACGCGACGATGATGGATTCGGACGACGTGCTGCTGCTGACCCCGGTGACCGGCGACCTCGACGCGGCTCGCGCATCGCCGCCGGCTCGCGCGGGCGGGGACGGTGCGGCGGGGTTCGAGATCGTGATCTGCCACCCGGAGGACCCGGATGCGTTCCCGGAGCTTTTCCGCCGCGAGGTGCTGCCCGCGCTCGCCGAAGCGGGTGCGCCACCGCTGGCGTCCTTCCGCACTTCGGCGCACCCCAACGACTATCCGCGCCTGCCGGTCCGCGAGGGCGAACAGGTTTTCGTCTGGCTGAGCAGATCCGCGGCCCCGGCCGGCCTGCTCCCGGCCGGGTCACGGCCACCCCAGCGGCTCCGCCTGGCGCCGACGCCGCGTTCCTGGCTGCGATGA
- a CDS encoding amidohydrolase, protein MDLVALRRDVHAHPEPAFCEVRTAATVLAHLRELPVEVRTGVAAMRREGVPAYPDEATLRDFADRAVATGADAADVRRFATEGTAIIADLAGRRPGPVWALRFDMDALPVTEADDPAHTPAADGFRSRYEGFMHACGHDGHVAIGLALARRLADRDFPGTVRFLFQPAEEGGRGARAMLAADAVAGVDRFLAVHLGLDLPATTVAAGITGIFATTKMRARFTGVASHAAAAPEDGRNALLAAATAVLGIHGLPRFSAADTRVNVGTLHAGGNVNIVPAAAELTCEARSTDGAVNADLTERIKQVLCGAAQAQGVAVEIEETGGSTSLNCDDELLDAVLAAAAATGHGERALRTHEMGGSDDASLFAEAVQRAGGLATYTVIGGGNPAPHHNPYFDVDEAALPVAVDVLEALVRQTTRTDDNT, encoded by the coding sequence ATGGATCTGGTCGCCCTGCGCCGGGACGTGCACGCGCACCCCGAACCCGCCTTCTGCGAGGTGCGGACGGCGGCGACGGTCCTCGCGCACCTGCGGGAACTCCCGGTGGAGGTGCGCACCGGCGTCGCGGCGATGCGGCGCGAGGGCGTGCCCGCCTACCCGGACGAGGCCACGCTCCGGGATTTCGCCGACCGGGCGGTCGCGACGGGCGCGGACGCCGCGGACGTGCGGCGGTTCGCCACCGAGGGCACGGCGATCATCGCCGACCTCGCCGGCCGCCGCCCCGGCCCGGTCTGGGCGCTGCGGTTCGACATGGACGCGCTGCCGGTCACCGAGGCCGACGACCCCGCGCACACCCCCGCGGCCGACGGGTTCCGCTCGCGGTACGAGGGGTTCATGCACGCCTGCGGGCACGACGGGCACGTGGCGATCGGGCTGGCGCTGGCGCGGCGGCTGGCCGACCGCGACTTCCCCGGCACGGTGCGGTTCCTGTTCCAGCCCGCCGAGGAGGGCGGCCGGGGCGCCCGCGCGATGCTCGCCGCGGACGCCGTCGCCGGGGTCGACCGTTTCCTGGCCGTGCACCTGGGCCTCGACCTGCCCGCGACGACCGTCGCGGCCGGGATCACCGGCATCTTCGCGACGACGAAGATGCGTGCGCGGTTCACCGGGGTCGCCTCGCACGCGGCGGCGGCGCCCGAGGACGGCCGCAACGCGCTGCTCGCCGCCGCGACGGCCGTCCTCGGCATCCACGGCCTGCCGCGGTTTTCCGCCGCCGACACGCGGGTCAACGTCGGCACCCTGCACGCCGGGGGCAACGTCAACATCGTGCCCGCGGCGGCCGAGCTGACCTGCGAGGCGCGGTCGACGGACGGCGCGGTGAACGCGGACCTCACCGAGCGGATCAAGCAGGTCCTGTGCGGCGCCGCGCAGGCGCAGGGCGTGGCGGTGGAGATCGAGGAGACCGGCGGCTCCACGTCGTTGAACTGCGACGACGAGCTGCTGGACGCCGTGCTCGCGGCGGCCGCCGCGACCGGTCACGGCGAGCGGGCGCTGCGGACGCACGAGATGGGCGGCAGCGACGATGCCAGCCTCTTCGCCGAGGCCGTGCAGCGCGCGGGCGGTCTCGCCACCTACACGGTGATCGGTGGCGGCAACCCCGCGCCGCACCACAACCCGTACTTCGACGTGGACGAGGCGGCGCTGCCGGTCGCGGTCGACGTGCTGGAAGCTCTTGTGCGCCAGACCACACGTACGGATGACAATACGTAG
- a CDS encoding glutathione peroxidase, with protein sequence MALADIELRTLAGETATLGGLGRKALLVVNVASKCGLTPQYAALERLQERYGDKGFSVVGFPCNQFAGQEPGSAEEIATFCSATYGVTFPMFEKIEVNGPGRHPVYAELVETPDADGASGDVQWNFEKFLVDPDGKVVARFRPRTDPEAPEVVEAIEAVLPAA encoded by the coding sequence ATGGCCCTGGCTGACATCGAGCTGCGCACGCTCGCCGGTGAGACCGCGACGCTGGGCGGGCTGGGCCGCAAGGCCCTGCTCGTCGTGAACGTCGCGTCGAAGTGCGGCCTGACGCCGCAGTACGCCGCGCTGGAGCGGCTGCAGGAACGCTACGGGGACAAGGGATTCTCCGTCGTCGGGTTCCCGTGCAACCAGTTCGCGGGCCAGGAGCCGGGCAGCGCCGAGGAGATCGCCACGTTCTGCTCGGCGACCTACGGCGTCACGTTCCCCATGTTCGAAAAGATCGAGGTCAACGGCCCCGGCAGGCACCCGGTCTACGCCGAGCTGGTGGAGACGCCGGACGCCGACGGCGCGAGCGGGGACGTGCAGTGGAACTTCGAGAAGTTCCTCGTCGACCCGGACGGCAAGGTCGTGGCGCGCTTCCGGCCGCGGACCGACCCGGAGGCCCCGGAGGTCGTCGAGGCTATCGAAGCGGTGCTCCCGGCCGCCTGA
- a CDS encoding MarR family winged helix-turn-helix transcriptional regulator produces MDRNADSIARALATLRRAQSRRALGRLSRERGRTSPVPDAVYELLDIVAAAGRAPTVTEAAAALGIDQPRASRLTAQALEAGLVRRRADQADGRRSLLEPTAQGRRAIEEIQAFRARVVAEVTAGWDRDDRAALAKLLARFTEDFSALVR; encoded by the coding sequence ATGGACCGCAACGCCGATTCGATCGCCCGCGCGCTGGCCACTCTGCGCCGGGCGCAGTCACGGCGCGCACTGGGCCGGTTGTCGCGTGAGCGGGGGAGGACGAGCCCGGTGCCGGACGCCGTGTACGAGCTGCTGGACATCGTCGCGGCGGCCGGGCGCGCGCCGACGGTCACCGAGGCCGCCGCCGCGCTCGGGATCGACCAGCCCCGGGCGAGCCGCTTGACCGCGCAAGCTCTGGAAGCGGGACTGGTGCGCCGGCGCGCCGATCAGGCCGACGGCCGCCGATCACTGCTGGAACCCACGGCCCAGGGCCGTCGGGCGATCGAGGAGATCCAGGCGTTCCGTGCCAGGGTGGTGGCCGAGGTGACGGCCGGGTGGGATCGGGACGACCGGGCGGCGCTCGCGAAGCTGCTGGCCCGGTTCACGGAGGACTTCAGCGCGCTGGTGCGCTGA
- a CDS encoding MarR family winged helix-turn-helix transcriptional regulator, whose amino-acid sequence MTAEPAAPDELDYLTFVDYAIARTTAELPAVDATAMRLGLTLHRLTSALVYDWESTVHRPRGWSWGGFRVLFALWLAGPMEAKRVAQLSGMSRAAVSALVNTLERDGLVSRKQAEHDRRAVLLNLTEAGHEAITSAYEAHNAREQAWANALTKPEQTILIGLLEKLTTSPAAMDAKRRF is encoded by the coding sequence ATGACCGCAGAACCGGCTGCCCCCGACGAGCTGGACTACCTGACGTTCGTGGACTACGCGATCGCGCGGACGACCGCCGAACTGCCGGCGGTCGACGCCACCGCGATGCGCCTCGGTCTGACGCTGCACCGCCTGACCAGCGCACTCGTGTACGACTGGGAGTCGACCGTGCACCGGCCGCGCGGGTGGAGCTGGGGCGGGTTCCGGGTCCTGTTCGCGCTGTGGCTGGCCGGCCCGATGGAGGCGAAGCGGGTCGCACAGCTGTCCGGGATGAGCCGCGCGGCGGTGTCCGCGCTGGTCAACACGCTGGAGCGGGACGGGCTCGTGTCCCGCAAGCAGGCCGAGCACGACCGGCGCGCGGTGCTGCTGAACCTCACCGAGGCCGGCCACGAGGCGATCACCAGCGCGTACGAGGCCCACAACGCCCGCGAGCAGGCGTGGGCCAACGCGCTGACCAAGCCGGAGCAGACGATCCTGATCGGCCTGCTGGAGAAGCTGACGACGAGCCCCGCGGCGATGGACGCCAAGCGGCGGTTCTAG
- a CDS encoding NAD(P)/FAD-dependent oxidoreductase codes for MADPARIVIIGGGYVGATTARQLRKRLTAEEAQLTVIDPRSYMTYQPFLAEAAAGSVEPRHVVVPLREVLPGCKVMAAEATGVDTTSKSVTLRVADGHVEQLGYDILVVAPGSVSKTLPIPGLAEHGIGFKTLEEAVYLRNHVLSRLDLAASTMDRELRRKLLTFVFVGGGYAGIEAMAELEDMTRHALKDYGIDRSELRWVLIEAADRIMPEVSSSLASYTLDVLTKRGFEVHLGTTLKSCEDCHVVLGDDTEFDADTIVWTAGVKPSPMLADTDLPLNPRGRVCCATTLEVDGTPGVFSAGDAAAVPDVTSKEPGAVCAPSAQHASRQAVVLAKNIVATLRGGPLAGYRHSYAGSVASLGLYQGVAQIYGVKLRGWPAWALHRAYHLMTMPTAHRKTRIAADWLISLPFRRQVVATGEQHHPREQFVRASQR; via the coding sequence GTGGCTGACCCCGCCCGCATCGTGATCATCGGCGGGGGCTACGTCGGCGCCACCACGGCCCGGCAGCTGCGCAAGCGGCTCACCGCCGAGGAAGCCCAGCTGACCGTGATCGACCCGCGGTCCTACATGACCTACCAGCCGTTCCTCGCCGAGGCCGCGGCCGGTTCCGTCGAACCGCGGCACGTGGTCGTGCCGCTGCGCGAGGTGCTGCCCGGCTGCAAGGTGATGGCCGCCGAGGCGACCGGCGTGGACACCACGTCCAAGTCGGTCACGCTGCGCGTCGCCGACGGGCACGTCGAGCAGCTCGGCTACGACATCCTCGTGGTGGCGCCCGGCTCGGTGTCCAAGACGCTGCCCATCCCGGGCCTGGCCGAGCACGGCATCGGCTTCAAGACCCTGGAGGAGGCCGTCTACCTGCGCAACCACGTGCTGTCCCGGCTCGACCTGGCGGCCAGCACGATGGACCGCGAGCTGCGGCGCAAGCTGCTGACGTTCGTGTTCGTCGGCGGCGGCTACGCGGGCATCGAGGCGATGGCGGAGCTGGAGGACATGACCCGCCACGCGCTCAAGGACTACGGCATCGACCGTTCCGAGCTGCGGTGGGTGCTGATCGAGGCGGCCGACCGGATCATGCCGGAGGTCAGCTCGTCGCTGGCGAGCTACACCCTCGACGTGCTGACCAAACGCGGTTTCGAGGTACACCTGGGCACGACGCTCAAGTCGTGCGAGGACTGCCACGTCGTGCTGGGCGACGACACCGAGTTCGACGCCGACACGATCGTGTGGACCGCGGGCGTCAAGCCGAGCCCGATGCTCGCCGACACCGACCTGCCGCTGAACCCGCGCGGCCGGGTGTGCTGCGCGACGACGCTGGAGGTGGACGGCACGCCGGGCGTGTTCTCGGCCGGTGACGCCGCCGCGGTGCCGGACGTGACCAGCAAGGAACCGGGCGCGGTGTGCGCGCCGTCGGCGCAGCACGCGTCGCGGCAGGCGGTCGTACTGGCGAAGAACATCGTCGCGACGCTGCGCGGCGGGCCGCTGGCGGGCTACCGGCACTCCTACGCCGGGTCGGTCGCGAGCCTTGGCCTGTACCAGGGGGTCGCACAGATCTACGGCGTGAAGCTGCGTGGCTGGCCGGCGTGGGCGCTGCACCGCGCGTACCACCTGATGACGATGCCGACCGCGCACCGCAAGACGCGGATCGCCGCGGACTGGCTGATCTCGCTGCCGTTCCGGCGCCAGGTCGTCGCGACCGGCGAGCAGCACCACCCGCGGGAACAGTTCGTGCGAGCCAGCCAGAGGTAG
- a CDS encoding aconitate hydratase, whose protein sequence is MGFPVARKLIDSHLVSGEPVPGREIGLRVDQTLTQDATGTLVMQELEALGLDRARTEVSVQYVDHNLLQADEKNAEDHAFLRSACRRFGMWFSKPGNGVSHPTHMARFGVPGRTMVGSDSHTCAAGSLGMLAIGVGGLEVAMAIAGEPLYLRMPEIWGVRLTGALPEWVSAKDVILEMLRRHGVKGGLNRIVEYHGPGLASLSAMDRHVIANMGAELGATTTVFPADDAVLEFLRAQDRASDFEELVADPDAVYDVAEEIDLSALEPLIACPSSPDNVVPVREVAGTEVRQVVIGSSANPGLRDFAVAAAMVRGRQTHDAVSFDVNPTSREILADLTKLGATLDLVSAGARLHQAGCLGCIGMGQAPAAGHNSLRTFPRNFPGRSGTREDRVWLCSPETATAAALTGVITDPRELSMGYPSVVLPERATVNTAMLVPPLPPERAAREELVKGPNISALPDFPPLPDDIEAVVLLKVGDNISTDEISPAGAAALPFRSNIPKLADFTFTRVDETYPSRAREAEGGHFVVGGDNYGQGSSREHAAITPRHLGLHAVIAKSFARIHWQNLANFGILALEFTNPADYDRVEQGHVLALRDLRSQLTEGEELTATDTTTGVDIPLRHRLSPRQVEAVLEGGRIPLLARR, encoded by the coding sequence GTGGGGTTCCCGGTCGCCCGCAAGCTGATCGACAGCCACCTGGTGTCGGGTGAGCCGGTGCCGGGTCGCGAGATCGGCCTGCGGGTCGACCAGACCCTGACCCAGGACGCCACCGGCACGCTGGTGATGCAGGAGCTGGAGGCGCTGGGGCTGGACCGGGCGCGCACCGAGGTGAGCGTCCAGTACGTCGACCACAACCTGCTGCAGGCGGACGAGAAGAACGCCGAGGACCACGCGTTCCTGCGGTCGGCGTGCCGCCGGTTCGGGATGTGGTTTTCCAAGCCGGGCAACGGGGTTTCGCACCCGACGCACATGGCGCGGTTCGGCGTGCCGGGGCGGACGATGGTCGGGTCCGACTCGCACACGTGCGCCGCGGGGTCGCTCGGCATGCTCGCGATCGGGGTCGGCGGGCTGGAGGTCGCGATGGCGATCGCCGGGGAACCGCTGTACCTGCGGATGCCGGAGATCTGGGGCGTGCGGCTGACCGGCGCGCTGCCGGAGTGGGTGTCGGCGAAGGACGTGATCCTGGAGATGCTGCGCCGGCACGGCGTCAAGGGCGGGCTGAACCGGATCGTGGAGTACCACGGGCCGGGGCTGGCGTCGTTGTCGGCGATGGACCGGCACGTGATCGCGAACATGGGCGCGGAACTAGGCGCCACGACGACGGTCTTCCCGGCGGACGATGCGGTGCTCGAGTTTTTGCGGGCGCAGGACCGGGCTTCGGATTTCGAGGAGCTCGTCGCCGATCCGGACGCGGTGTACGACGTGGCGGAGGAGATCGACCTGTCCGCGCTGGAGCCGCTGATCGCGTGCCCGTCGTCGCCGGACAACGTGGTGCCGGTGCGGGAGGTGGCGGGCACCGAGGTGCGGCAGGTGGTGATCGGCTCGTCGGCCAACCCGGGTTTGCGGGACTTCGCGGTGGCGGCGGCGATGGTGCGCGGGCGGCAGACGCACGACGCGGTGAGCTTCGACGTGAACCCCACGTCGCGGGAGATCCTCGCAGACCTGACCAAGTTGGGTGCGACGCTCGACCTGGTGTCCGCGGGCGCGCGGCTGCACCAAGCGGGGTGCCTGGGGTGCATCGGGATGGGGCAGGCGCCGGCGGCCGGGCACAATTCGCTGCGCACGTTCCCGCGGAACTTCCCCGGCCGGTCCGGGACGCGGGAGGACCGGGTGTGGCTGTGCTCGCCGGAGACCGCGACGGCGGCCGCACTGACCGGGGTGATCACCGATCCGCGTGAGCTGAGCATGGGTTACCCGTCGGTGGTGCTGCCCGAGCGGGCGACGGTCAACACGGCGATGCTGGTGCCGCCGTTGCCGCCGGAGCGGGCCGCGCGCGAGGAACTGGTGAAGGGGCCGAACATCTCGGCGCTGCCGGACTTCCCGCCCCTGCCGGACGACATCGAGGCCGTCGTGTTGCTGAAGGTGGGCGACAACATCTCGACGGACGAGATCTCCCCGGCCGGCGCGGCGGCCCTGCCGTTCCGCTCGAACATCCCGAAGCTGGCGGACTTCACGTTCACCCGCGTCGACGAGACGTACCCGTCACGGGCACGTGAGGCGGAGGGCGGGCATTTCGTCGTCGGCGGGGACAACTACGGGCAGGGCTCGTCGCGGGAGCACGCCGCCATCACGCCGCGGCACCTCGGTCTGCACGCGGTGATCGCGAAGTCGTTCGCGCGGATCCACTGGCAGAACCTCGCCAACTTCGGGATCCTCGCGCTGGAGTTCACCAATCCGGCGGACTACGACCGCGTCGAGCAGGGACACGTGCTGGCGCTACGGGATTTGCGCTCGCAGTTGACCGAAGGCGAGGAGCTGACCGCGACCGACACGACCACGGGGGTGGACATCCCGCTGCGGCACCGGCTCTCCCCGAGGCAGGTGGAAGCCGTCCTGGAGGGCGGCCGAATCCCCCTCCTCGCACGACGCTGA
- a CDS encoding MBL fold metallo-hydrolase: MAQKSFASSGDLTEKEQTLEVLEDGVYALTAEGDPNVGAIEGEDFLVCFEALATPVAAQDWLAKLREHTDKPVRYLVLSHYHAVRVLGASAFDAEVIVAHENTRALVAERGKEDWESEFGRMPRLAKGAESVPGLTWPTLTFSDRLTIDLGGDRGDLVLQYCGRGHTEGDIVAWLPRQKILFAGDLVEAEAALYTGDAFHRDWASGTLDRVKAFGAEALVGGRGAVSRGRDAVDAAIEQTRGFLDVMIREVGAVQRAGGTLKEAFERTHAALAPQYGHWPIFEHCLPFDVSRLWDELSGIERPVIWTAQRDREVWDQLQG; encoded by the coding sequence GTGGCTCAGAAGTCGTTCGCCTCGTCCGGCGACCTGACGGAGAAGGAGCAGACCCTGGAGGTGCTCGAGGACGGGGTCTACGCGCTCACCGCGGAGGGCGACCCGAACGTCGGCGCCATCGAGGGGGAGGACTTCCTGGTCTGCTTCGAGGCGCTGGCCACCCCGGTCGCGGCCCAGGACTGGCTCGCGAAGCTGCGCGAGCACACCGACAAGCCCGTCCGGTACCTCGTGCTTTCGCACTACCACGCGGTGCGCGTGCTCGGCGCCTCCGCGTTCGACGCCGAGGTGATCGTCGCGCACGAGAACACCCGCGCCCTGGTCGCCGAGCGCGGCAAGGAGGACTGGGAGAGCGAGTTCGGCCGGATGCCGCGGCTGGCCAAGGGCGCCGAGTCGGTGCCCGGCCTGACCTGGCCCACCCTGACCTTCTCCGACCGGCTCACCATCGACCTCGGCGGCGACCGCGGCGACCTCGTGCTGCAGTACTGCGGCCGCGGGCACACCGAGGGCGACATCGTGGCGTGGCTGCCGCGCCAGAAGATCCTGTTCGCGGGCGACCTGGTGGAGGCCGAGGCCGCGCTCTACACCGGCGACGCCTTCCACCGCGACTGGGCCTCGGGCACGCTGGACCGGGTCAAGGCGTTCGGCGCGGAGGCGCTGGTCGGCGGCCGCGGCGCGGTCAGCAGGGGCCGGGACGCCGTCGACGCCGCGATCGAGCAGACCCGCGGCTTCCTGGACGTGATGATCCGCGAGGTCGGCGCCGTGCAGCGCGCGGGCGGCACGCTCAAGGAGGCCTTCGAGCGCACCCACGCCGCGCTGGCCCCGCAGTACGGGCACTGGCCGATCTTCGAGCACTGCCTGCCCTTCGACGTCTCCCGCCTGTGGGACGAGCTGTCCGGCATCGAACGCCCGGTCATCTGGACCGCGCAGCGGGACCGCGAGGTCTGGGACCAGCTGCAGGGCTGA
- a CDS encoding LysR family transcriptional regulator: MELRQLSYFVAVAEELSFTRASQRLRVVQSAVSTAIRALEREVGAELFDRDSRRVALTAAGAAMLPEARTALAAARAAAQAAAGASGEVRGAVTMGTLLSTGRVNVPRLLGRFSRRHPHAAVRLQYSPSGSAGHVRAVLDGRMDLALASLAGKVPAGLAHEIVTEEDLSLLAAPDHPLASRSGATLAELAEESFVDFPVGWGNRTLVDRAFAGAGLSRQVPLEVSDYGTARALICQGLGIGFLPSGAAGNMAGVVPVPLAEPLRWSVSLIHATARPLSPAAAALLREVHAELGAEVS; this comes from the coding sequence GTGGAACTGCGTCAGCTGTCGTACTTCGTGGCGGTCGCCGAGGAACTGAGCTTCACGCGCGCGTCGCAGCGGTTGCGGGTCGTGCAGTCGGCGGTGTCGACGGCGATCCGGGCGCTGGAACGGGAGGTCGGGGCCGAGCTGTTCGACCGGGACAGCCGCCGGGTCGCGCTGACGGCCGCCGGCGCCGCGATGCTGCCCGAGGCGCGAACCGCACTGGCCGCGGCCCGCGCGGCGGCGCAGGCCGCGGCGGGAGCGAGCGGCGAGGTGCGCGGTGCGGTCACCATGGGCACGCTCCTGTCGACCGGGCGCGTCAACGTGCCGCGGCTGTTGGGCCGGTTCTCGCGACGGCACCCGCACGCGGCCGTGCGGTTGCAGTACTCGCCGTCGGGCTCGGCGGGACACGTGCGGGCGGTGCTCGACGGGCGGATGGACCTGGCGCTGGCGTCCCTGGCGGGCAAGGTGCCGGCCGGGCTGGCGCACGAGATCGTCACGGAGGAGGACCTGAGCCTGCTGGCCGCGCCGGACCACCCGCTGGCGAGCCGCAGCGGGGCGACGCTCGCCGAGCTGGCGGAGGAGTCCTTCGTGGACTTCCCGGTGGGGTGGGGGAACCGGACGCTGGTGGACCGCGCCTTCGCCGGGGCCGGGCTGAGCAGGCAGGTGCCGCTGGAGGTGTCGGACTACGGCACCGCGCGGGCCCTGATCTGCCAGGGGCTCGGGATCGGTTTCCTGCCCTCGGGCGCGGCGGGGAACATGGCGGGCGTGGTGCCGGTGCCGCTGGCCGAGCCGCTGCGCTGGTCGGTGTCGCTGATCCACGCGACGGCGCGGCCGCTGTCTCCCGCGGCGGCGGCTTTGCTGCGGGAGGTGCACGCGGAGCTGGGGGCCGAGGTGTCGTGA